The following coding sequences are from one Paramormyrops kingsleyae isolate MSU_618 chromosome 21, PKINGS_0.4, whole genome shotgun sequence window:
- the LOC111836606 gene encoding phospholipid phosphatase 2-like, giving the protein MTEQRKKKLFVLVDVLCVIVASLPYLVLTIVSSPYKRRVHCDDESIKYPSLPDTITHVLMATVTISCTIIIITSGEAYLVYTKRLHSNSDFNQYMSALYKVVGTFMFGAAVSQSLTDLAKYTIGRPRPNFLAVCKPEVCEGYLLDSNCTGDPRDVTESRLSFYSGHSSFGMYCMLFLALYVQARMVTKWARLLRPTVQFFLVGFALYVGYTRVSDYKHHWSDVLVGLLQGALIAIINVRYVSDFFKQRVPSCVQTEVPEREALEGKPSVQIGEGEHGNHYTYPRVV; this is encoded by the exons ATGACGGAGCAACGAAAGAAGAAGCTCTTCGTGTTAGTGGATGTGCTCTGCGTGATTGTGG CCTCGCTGCCCTATCTGGTTTTGACCATCGTCTCCAGTCCCTACAAGCGGAGAGTGCACTGTGATGACGAGAGTATAAAGTATCCTTCCCTGCCGGACACCATTACGCACGTCCTCATGGCCACCGTCACCATCTCCTGCACTATCATCATT ATTACATCTGGTGAGGCTTATCTGGTCTACACCAAGAGACTGCATTCCAACTCCGACTTCAACCAGTACATGTCGGCCCTCTACAAGGTGGTGGGCACGTTTATGTTTGGGGCAGCAGTCAGCCAGTCTCTCACTGACCTGGCCAAGTACACGATTGGCCGGCCGAGGCCCAACTTCCTGGCTGTGTGCAAGCCTGAGGTCTGCGAGGGTTACCTCCTGGATTCCAACTGCACCGGGGATCCCCGCGATGTCACCGAGTCCCG GTTGTCCTTCTACTCCGGACACTCCTCCTTCGGGATGTACTGCATGCTGTTTTTGGCg CTGTACGTCCAGGCGAGGATGGTGACCAAGTGGGCCCGGCTCCTCCGGCCCACCGTCCAGTTCTTCCTTGTGGGATTTGCCCTCTACGTGGGTTACACCCGTGTGTCCGACTACAAGCACCACTGGAGTGACGTTCTGGTGGggctcctgcagggggcgctaatTGCCATCATCAAT GTGCGCTACGTGTCGGACTTCTTCAAGCAGCGAGTGCCCAGCTGTGTGCAGACGGAGGTGCCAGAGAGGGAGGCGCTGGAGGGCAAGCCCAGCGTGCAGATTGGGGAGGGGGAACACGGCAACCACTACACCTACCCCCGGGTGGTGTGA